The DNA sequence TTGAGCGACAGCCAGAACAACAACATGAAGTGGCAATTCCCTGCGGGGGCCACCATCGCGGCCAACGGCTATCTCATCGTCTGGTGCTCCGGGAACGATGTGTCCGTGGGCAACGTGCACCACACCAACTTCCGCATCAGCCAGACCCAAGGTGAGCGCGCTGTGCTGACCACGCCTGCTGGAGACATCGTCACGAACTTCAAGATCGAACAGCCGGTGAAGACCAACCACAGTTGGGGCCGCACCAGCGATGGCGCCAATACTTGGGACATCTTCCTCACGCCCACGCCGGGCGCCGCCAACGCGAACCCCAGTCCCTACTACGCCGAGAAGCCCGTCTTCGATCCGCCCGGGGGCTTCTATGCGGGTCCGGTGAGCGTGAGCATCTCCACCATCCAACCCAACGCCCAGATCCGTTACACGCTGGACGGCTCTACGCCCACCGCCGCCAGCGCGCTGTACGGCGGTCCCATCAACATCAACACCACCACCGTTTTGCGAGCGGGTGTCTTCTCCAACGACCCCGGCATCCCACCCAGCTTCATCGAGTTCTTCACCTACTTCATCAACGAGAGCCATACGATACCGGTCTACTCGTTGGCCGGCAACGCCGATGTGCTGGGCCTGTTCAATGGCAACGCGGGTCTGCGCCCGGTGACCACGGCCGAATATTATGGCGAGGACGGCCAACTGCGCGACAAGACAGTGGGCGACGCGAACAAGCATGGCAACGACTCCTGGGCCTATGGGCAGCGCGGTATCGACTACATCTCGCGCGATCAGTTCGGCTACAACGATGGCTTCCACTACCCCATCTTCCGCACGAAGTCCCGAGATCAATATCAGCGCGTGATGTTCAAGGCCGCGGCCAACGACAACTACCCTTTCTCCGGCGGCGCCCACATCCGCGACGCCTTCGTGATGGCCCACAGCCAGGTGAACGATTTCTACTTGGACGAACGGAGCTATGAACCCTGCATCCTGTATGTGAACGGCCAATACTGGGGGGTGTACGATGTGCGTGAAAAGGTGGACGACCCCGATTTCACCGAGTACTACTATGATCAGAAACGTAACGACCTGTACTTCCTCAAGACCTGGGGCGGCACCTGGGAAGAGTATGGCCAAGGCCAGGCCATGGCCAATTGGAACGCCCTGCGGAACTACATCGCCACCAATGATATGGGCGACCAGGCCGCGTGGGACTACGTGAAGAGCCAGTACAATTGGAAGAGCCTGATCGACTACATCATGCTCAACAGCTACATCGTGTCCAAGGACTGGCTCAACTGGAACACCGCTTGGTGGCGTGGGATGAACCCCTTGGGCGATGGCCGCCGCTGGCGCTATGCGCTGTGGGACATGGACGCCAGCTTCGGGCACTATGTGAACTACACCGGTATCCCGGACACCAGCCCCGACGCCGATCCCTGCAATGCGGAGAACCTGCCGAACCCCGGAGGCCAGGGCCATACAGTGATCGCCACCAAGCTGTTGGAAGAGCAGCCCGAGTTCAAGAACTGGTATGTGAACCGCTACATCGACTTGGGAAATACAGCGTACAGCTGCGACCAGTGGCTGCCTTTCCTGGACAGCCTTATCGCCATCATCGAACCCGAGATGCCCCGTCAAGTGGCACGCTGGGGAGGCAGCATGGCCGGCTGGCAGGCCAACGTGCAGACCTTGCGGACCTTCATCGAACAGCGCTGCACCGCCATACAAGAGGGCCTGATCGACTGCTATGACCTGGATGGGCCCTATGACATGGTCTTCAATGTGGACCCGCCGGAAAGCGGGCGCATCCGCATCAACTCCATCACCCCGGACACCTATCCCTTCACAGGCGTCTACTACGGCGGTATCGAGGCCACACTGGAGGCCTTGCCCGATGAAGGCTGGGTCTTCAGCCACTGGGAGGTCTTCGGCAGCACCACGATCCAACCATCCATGAACGATTCGCTGGTGACGGCCGAGTTCTTCGGGGTGGACAGCATCGTGGCCCATTTCATCCCGCCCACCAAGTACGAGGTGATGCTGAATGTGACCCCCGAGAAGAGCGGTTCCATCGTTTTCGATGGGGTGCTCTACGAGGAGTTGCCCGTGATCGTGGAAGTGCCCGAAGGCATGGAGGTACAGTTCCACGTGGTGCCGGCCCTGTACTACGACTTCTTGCACTGGACGGTGGAGAACCACATGTATGTGCCTGCGGACAGCACCCGCGCCCAATTGGCGGTCACCTTCTGGGAGACCGATACCATCATCGCGCACCTGAAGCCGCAAGACCATGTGTTCTACCTGCCCAATGCCTTCACTCCAAATGGTGATGGCATCAACGATGTGTGGATCCCCGTGGCCAATGTGGTGGACCTGGAGAGCTACCACCTGCGCATCTACGATCGCTGGGGCCTGCTCCTCTTCGAGACCCGCGATCCCTGGGAAGGCTGGGACGGCACCATCGGTGGCCAACTCATGCCCGACGGCGTTTACGTCTATCAAGCCGATGTGGTCGACGCGATCAAGCGCGACCGCTACAATTTCGCAGGCCACCTGACCCTCTTCAGGTAGGCGTTTCGCTCCCTACCTCCCACGAAACCCGGCCATGGCCGGGTTTCGTGCTTTTGGGATGGACCGCCATGGGCGTGCCCATCCTCCTTACATGGCCATTCGTCTGTTTTGTTCAACTTTTTGTCTAATACATTGAACATTTAGGCAGCGTCCGGGGTTCTCC is a window from the Flavobacteriales bacterium genome containing:
- a CDS encoding CotH kinase family protein, which gives rise to MRKELLLSTAIGLCCALPLRAQVVINEVTSANWTLIQDNFGEYRDWVELFNTTAAPVDLGGWYLSDSQNNNMKWQFPAGATIAANGYLIVWCSGNDVSVGNVHHTNFRISQTQGERAVLTTPAGDIVTNFKIEQPVKTNHSWGRTSDGANTWDIFLTPTPGAANANPSPYYAEKPVFDPPGGFYAGPVSVSISTIQPNAQIRYTLDGSTPTAASALYGGPININTTTVLRAGVFSNDPGIPPSFIEFFTYFINESHTIPVYSLAGNADVLGLFNGNAGLRPVTTAEYYGEDGQLRDKTVGDANKHGNDSWAYGQRGIDYISRDQFGYNDGFHYPIFRTKSRDQYQRVMFKAAANDNYPFSGGAHIRDAFVMAHSQVNDFYLDERSYEPCILYVNGQYWGVYDVREKVDDPDFTEYYYDQKRNDLYFLKTWGGTWEEYGQGQAMANWNALRNYIATNDMGDQAAWDYVKSQYNWKSLIDYIMLNSYIVSKDWLNWNTAWWRGMNPLGDGRRWRYALWDMDASFGHYVNYTGIPDTSPDADPCNAENLPNPGGQGHTVIATKLLEEQPEFKNWYVNRYIDLGNTAYSCDQWLPFLDSLIAIIEPEMPRQVARWGGSMAGWQANVQTLRTFIEQRCTAIQEGLIDCYDLDGPYDMVFNVDPPESGRIRINSITPDTYPFTGVYYGGIEATLEALPDEGWVFSHWEVFGSTTIQPSMNDSLVTAEFFGVDSIVAHFIPPTKYEVMLNVTPEKSGSIVFDGVLYEELPVIVEVPEGMEVQFHVVPALYYDFLHWTVENHMYVPADSTRAQLAVTFWETDTIIAHLKPQDHVFYLPNAFTPNGDGINDVWIPVANVVDLESYHLRIYDRWGLLLFETRDPWEGWDGTIGGQLMPDGVYVYQADVVDAIKRDRYNFAGHLTLFR